A genomic region of Candidatus Methylomirabilota bacterium contains the following coding sequences:
- a CDS encoding DUF2283 domain-containing protein codes for MTERSLQITYRKGRPLAAYLYLAHPTGERSARTEPSPDGLVVVDYAADGRPIGVEITSPEAVTLERLNGVLRELGQPPLPETEFRPLTAA; via the coding sequence ATGACTGAACGGTCGCTGCAGATCACCTACCGCAAGGGCCGTCCGCTCGCGGCATACCTCTATCTCGCGCACCCGACCGGGGAGAGGAGCGCCAGGACGGAACCTTCGCCGGACGGCCTCGTCGTGGTGGACTACGCCGCTGACGGTCGCCCGATCGGCGTCGAGATCACATCTCCCGAAGCGGTGACGCTCGAGCGCCTCAACGGCGTGCTTCGGGAGCTCGGACAGCCGCCGCTTCCAGAAACAGAGTTCCGTCCGCTCACAGCCGCGTAG
- a CDS encoding DUF4258 domain-containing protein, protein MWPEWWDWELVFTGHAELRMVQRSVTEVEVRAMLHRASGYSPSFVPGRFMVETTHHGLPWIIIVEPDSDERALVIVTAYESGR, encoded by the coding sequence ATGTGGCCGGAGTGGTGGGATTGGGAGCTGGTGTTCACGGGCCACGCCGAACTTCGAATGGTCCAGCGCTCGGTCACCGAGGTGGAAGTCCGCGCAATGCTCCACCGCGCGAGCGGCTATTCCCCTAGTTTCGTACCCGGGCGGTTCATGGTTGAAACGACCCACCACGGCCTACCCTGGATCATCATCGTGGAACCCGATTCTGACGAGCGTGCCCTCGTGATCGTGACCGCTTACGAGAGTGGTCGATGA
- a CDS encoding CoA transferase, translating into MDAPLAGLLVADLTQNVAGPTCTQILGDMGAEVVKVERPGRGDDARAWAPPYWGDESATFMSVNRNKRSLAVDMKQADGCAVLERLIGRADVLVQSLRAGAVEELGLGWERANQINPRLVYCSVTAFGTEGPLKDRPGYDPLMQALGGIMSVNGHPGQPPARVPVSIVDMGTGMWAAIAILGALRERDRTGRGANVTTALYETALAWSVFQMNQYFGTGEVPQPQGSGTAMICPYEAFPTRDAWVMIAAGSDALFAKASEGLGVPGLPRDPRFADNPARVAHRAELFDALSAVTRALTSADVLDRLQRAGVPCAPILTLDRVAADPQTDASGMLVSAKHPRLPDYRAVGLPIRWDGERPGVSRVPPLLGEHTAEVLAELGYDQAAIKELASRHVIQL; encoded by the coding sequence ATGGACGCCCCGCTGGCCGGACTCCTCGTCGCCGACCTGACCCAGAACGTCGCAGGCCCCACCTGCACCCAGATCCTGGGCGACATGGGGGCCGAGGTGGTCAAGGTGGAGCGCCCCGGACGGGGCGACGACGCGCGCGCCTGGGCGCCGCCCTACTGGGGCGACGAGAGCGCCACCTTCATGAGCGTCAACCGCAACAAGCGGAGCCTCGCCGTGGACATGAAGCAGGCCGACGGGTGCGCGGTACTCGAGCGGCTCATCGGCCGCGCCGACGTTCTTGTTCAGTCGCTGCGCGCGGGCGCCGTCGAGGAGCTGGGGCTGGGCTGGGAGCGCGCGAATCAGATCAACCCGCGGCTCGTCTACTGTTCGGTCACGGCCTTCGGCACTGAAGGTCCGCTCAAGGATCGCCCGGGCTATGACCCGCTCATGCAGGCGCTAGGCGGCATCATGTCCGTCAACGGGCATCCGGGCCAGCCGCCCGCGCGCGTGCCCGTCTCCATCGTGGACATGGGCACGGGGATGTGGGCGGCCATCGCCATCCTGGGGGCGCTGCGCGAGCGCGACCGCACCGGCCGCGGCGCCAACGTGACGACGGCGCTGTACGAGACGGCGCTGGCCTGGAGCGTCTTCCAGATGAACCAGTACTTCGGCACCGGGGAGGTCCCGCAGCCCCAGGGCTCGGGCACCGCGATGATCTGCCCGTACGAGGCCTTCCCCACTCGCGATGCCTGGGTCATGATCGCCGCCGGGTCGGATGCGCTCTTCGCGAAAGCCTCCGAGGGGCTTGGCGTCCCCGGCCTGCCCCGGGACCCGCGCTTCGCTGACAACCCGGCGCGCGTCGCGCACCGCGCGGAGCTCTTCGACGCGCTCTCGGCCGTCACGCGCGCGCTCACGAGCGCCGACGTCCTGGATCGACTCCAGCGGGCAGGCGTGCCGTGCGCGCCCATCCTCACTCTCGACAGAGTCGCCGCTGACCCTCAAACCGACGCTAGCGGCATGCTGGTCTCCGCCAAACACCCGCGCCTTCCCGACTATCGCGCGGTGGGCCTTCCCATCCGCTGGGACGGCGAGCGCCCCGGCGTGTCGCGTGTCCCGCCGCTGCTCGGCGAGCACACGGCTGAAGTGCTTGCGGAGCTGGGATACGACCAGGCCGCCATCAAGGAGCTCGCCTCGCGCCATGTCATCCAGCTA